The Thermomicrobiales bacterium genomic interval CGATCAGGGCAAGATCAGCGGATTCAGCTTCGAACAAGGACACATCTTCAACAAGAAGGAGTTCAGCGTCTCGGTCGATGACGTGGATGGCCTGACGAGCGAGTACGTCCGCCTGAAGGTGACGAAAGACGCCCTGGCTGCTCGATAGCCTTCGCCGTACGCCGGTCCAGTGTCCAGCGTCTCGCGTCCAGTGATGGACGCGCGCCTGGACACTGGCATTCCTGCCGCTTCCCATCTTCCCACCCTGGACCCCGGACCCTGGACTCTGGACACCTGGAAGGAGCCCCCATGACCGCCCCGCATGACCTCGAACGATTGGCCTGGGAGCACAGCATCTTTCCGTTGGTCCAGATCGAGGATCTCAAGCAACGTGGGCCGATGATCTTCGTCGAGGGCGAAGGCGTCGGACTGTCTGATTCGAACGGCAAGAGCTACATCGACATGATGGGCAGCCACACCCGCGCAAACTCGCTCGGGTACGGCAATGAGGAGATCGCCCGCGCGGTCTACGAGCAGATGCGCACCCTGCACTACGTGGGGACGGTGGCGAACCTGGCCGAGCCGACCATAGCGCTCTCAGCCAGGATCGCGTCACTCGCGCCAGGCGAGCTTTCGCGAGTCGTCTATGTGAGCGGCGGTTCGGAAGCGGTCGAGACTGCCATCAAACTGGCCAAGCAATATCACATCGCTGCCGGGCGCAAACCACGGGCGCACAAGATCATCTCCCGCTGGAATGCCTATCACGGCGCCACCATGGGCGCGCTGGCGGCCACCGACTGGCTTGGCACCCGGCACATTTCGGAGCCCGGAGTACCGGGCTATTCCCATATTCCCGGGCCCGCGCACTACCGCAACCCGTTCGGTATGACCGATGACGACTTCGCGGATTTCTGCGCGACCTATCTGGAGCAGCAGATCATCCATGAGGGTCCGGACTATGTGGCCGCGTTCATCGGCGAGCCGATCATGCAGGCGCATGGCGTGCAGATGCCTCCCACGCGCTACTGGAAGCGCGTGCGTGAGATCTGCGACCGATACGACGTGCTCTTCATCGCCGATGAGGTCATCACCGGGTTCGGGCGCACCGGCAAGTGGTTTGCCATGGAGCACTTCGGCGTCGAACCGGACATCATGACCATGGCCAAAGCGCTCACGGCAGGCTACATGCCAATGGGCGCCGTCATTACCCGGCCCGAGATCGCCGACGCGTTGCCCATCTTCCGCCATGTGCACACGTTCAGCGGCCACGCTTCGGCCGCCGCTGCGGCGCTCAAAGTCATCGAGATCAAGGAGCGCGACGGCCTCGTGGAGAAAGCCGCGCGTGACGGTGAGTGGTTCCTGGGCCTGCTCAAGGAACTCCTGCTCGACAAGCCGATCGTCGGCGATGTGCGCGGCATTGGCATGTGGCACGCGGTCGATTTCACCAGCGACAAGGCCACCAAAGCCTCATTCGCTGACGATACCGTGCCAGCCATTGTGCGCCGCATGCAGGAAAAGGGCGTGCTCGTCTGCGCGATCGGGCCAAGCGCCTTCGAACTGGCGCCGCCGCTCATCTCCACCCGCGAGCAGCTTGCGCATGCAGCCGAAGTCGCTGCAAGCGCTATCGACGAGATCATGACCGAACGTGGACTGGCCTTGCGATCTTGAACGAGTGACACAAGCAGGCACCGCGTGTTGGCGGATATACTATTGACAAGCGAAACGAGTGTCTCGTTCTTTGGTTCGGATGGCAGTGATGCGTGCATGCGCATCAGCGCGCTTCTCCCGGCGAACGTGCTTCGCTCCGGTCGCAACGAGCCACAGGAAAGTGCTCTCGCTTCTATGTCCCATCAGCCACCGGTTGCGCTAACGAATCCGGACCCACCGCAACCAGGGAACGGACATTCACGTATTGGACCAGCCAAGTTCACTCGGCCACGCACTCCTGCGGGACTGGTTGCGCGTGAAGCGCAAATCGCATTCCTGA includes:
- a CDS encoding aspartate aminotransferase family protein; amino-acid sequence: MTAPHDLERLAWEHSIFPLVQIEDLKQRGPMIFVEGEGVGLSDSNGKSYIDMMGSHTRANSLGYGNEEIARAVYEQMRTLHYVGTVANLAEPTIALSARIASLAPGELSRVVYVSGGSEAVETAIKLAKQYHIAAGRKPRAHKIISRWNAYHGATMGALAATDWLGTRHISEPGVPGYSHIPGPAHYRNPFGMTDDDFADFCATYLEQQIIHEGPDYVAAFIGEPIMQAHGVQMPPTRYWKRVREICDRYDVLFIADEVITGFGRTGKWFAMEHFGVEPDIMTMAKALTAGYMPMGAVITRPEIADALPIFRHVHTFSGHASAAAAALKVIEIKERDGLVEKAARDGEWFLGLLKELLLDKPIVGDVRGIGMWHAVDFTSDKATKASFADDTVPAIVRRMQEKGVLVCAIGPSAFELAPPLISTREQLAHAAEVAASAIDEIMTERGLALRS